The proteins below come from a single Mya arenaria isolate MELC-2E11 chromosome 6, ASM2691426v1 genomic window:
- the LOC128237857 gene encoding circumsporozoite protein-like, which yields MPPALDHSLAICRFCVSPALDHSLAICRFCVPPARCDSSSNATGVTGNRNDAGVADSINGNAAGVTDSRHGNAADVTDSRNAAGVTDSINDAGVTDSRNGNAADVTGSRNGNAAGVADRRNGNSAGVADSINGAGVADSLNAAGVTDSINAAGVADSINAAGVADSINAAGVADSINAAGVADSINAAGVADSINAAGVADSINAAGVADSINAAGVTDSRNDAGVTDSRNAAGMVGRGNAAGVPDTRNDAGVADSRNAAAVTGNRGNATGVTDSRNYESLADSRNAAGVIDNRNAADVTDNRKVAGVADSRNAAGLTDSRNVAGVTANRNGNAADVTASRNGNSTGVTDSRNAAGVIDSRNAAGVTASRNGNAAGVTDSRNIAGVTGSRNAAGVTDNGNENAAGVTDSRNATGGTDDRNAADVTDSRNDAGVTNIRNAADMTDSRNGNAAGVTDSSNAAGLADSRNGNAAGVTDSRNAAGVTASRNGNAAGVTDSRNDAVVTGSRNVHIVIKDRTVRLLTFQVVIILSQNNFCMVT from the exons ATGCCACCTGCCCTTGACCATTCCCTGGCCATATGTAGGTTCTGTGTGTCACCTGCACTTGACCATTCCCTGGCCATATGTAGGTTCTGTGTGCCACCGGCCAGGTGTGACAGCAGTAGTAATGCTACAGGTGTGACTGGCAATAGAAATGATGCAGGTGTGGCTGACAGTATAAATGGGAATGCAGCAGGTGTGACTGACAGTAGACATGGGAATGCTGCAGATGTGACTGACAGTAGGAATGCTGCAGGTGTGACTGACAGTATAAATGATGCAGGTGTGACTGACAGTAGAAATGGGAATGCAGCAGATGTGACTGGCAGTAGAAATGGAAATGCAGCAGGTGTGGCGGACAGAAGAAATGGGAATTCTGCAGGTGTGGCTGACAGTATAAATGGTGCAGGTGTGGCTGACAGTTTAAATGCTGCAGGTGTGACTGACAGTATAAATGCTGCAGGTGTGGCTGACAGTATAAATGCTGCAGGTGTGGCTGACAGTATAAATGCTGCAGGTGTGGCTGACAGTATAAATGCTGCAGGTGTGGCTGACAGTATAAATGCTGCAGGTGTGGCAGACAGTATAAATGCTGCAGGTGTGGCTGACAGTATAAATGCTGCAGGTGTGGCTGACAGTATAAATGCTGCAGGTGTGACTGACAGTAGAAATGATGCAGGTGTGACTGACAGTAGAAATGCTGCAGGTATGGTTGGCCGAGGGAATGCTGCAGGTGTGCCTGACACTAGAAATGATGCAGGTGTGGCTGACAGTAGAAATGCTGCAGCTGTGACTGGCA ACAGAGGAAATGCTACAGGTGTGACTGACAGTAGAAATTATGAAAGTTTGGCTGACAGTAGAAATGCTGCAGGTGTGATTGACAATAGAAATGCTGCAGATGTTACTGACAATAGGAAAGTTGCAGGTGTGGCTGACAGTAGAAATGCTGCAGGTCTGACTGACAGTAGAAATGTTGCAGGTGTGACAGCAAATAGAAATGGAAATGCTGCAGATGTGACTGCCAGTAGAAATGGGAATTCTACAGGTGTGACTGACAGTAGGAATGCGGCAGGTGTGATTGACAGTAGAAATGCTGCAGGTGTGACTGCCAGTAGAAATGGGAATGCTGCAGGTGTGACTGACAGTAGAAATATTGCAGGTGTGACTGGCAGTAGAAATGCTGCAGGTGTGACTGACAATGGAAATGAGAATGCTGCAGGTGTGACTGACAGTAGAAATGCTACAGGTGGGACTGACGATAGAAATGCTGCAGATGTTACTGACAGTAGGAATGATGCAGGTGTGACTAACATTAGGAATGCTGCAGATATGACTGACAGTAGAAATGGGAATGCTGCAGGTGTGACTGACAGTAGCAATGCTGCAGGTTTGGCCGACAGTAGAAATGGGAATGCTGCAGGTGTGACTGACAGTAGAAATGCTGCAGGTGTGACTGCCAGTAGAAATGGGAATGCTGCAGGTGTGACTGACAGTAGAAATGATGCAGTTGTGACTGGCAGTAGAAATGTCCATATTGTTATCAAAGATCGTACAGTACGATTGTTAACTTTCCAAGTAGTGATAATATTATCTCAGAACAATTTTTGTATGGTAACGTAA
- the LOC128238524 gene encoding four-jointed box protein 1-like yields MRLRTGLIMAGIGFTIGVLCGLLVHLPAETLPAANFESQHLNRVRRTAGVENAADYGNPDNLISDKQGTVGKHSAQVDFMNNNYETLPVANRDKHGYKVITSDKPPNVSVLSKYPLSSDESVVYLSPDQHKLVLDNSVNNVSNASQPKRDTNADTPSDNSVNSNHNDGSQFLNRETQPLTRGETKALGHGKKTGNKIEIDNYQEESHSSGYDVTSGVFWSDTVEQSCPKGFNNEDTRGWKTKAANEKILAMNDGCGRMQNRVLTFESMDKACARYRLNVDQMQGEMFSYYLSKMLGINNVPPSVLHLADANSDQWSTIGQDIANAKWSEEKPVILSKWIDDLSPSYIPQEFRNLSSVLFPKDLKENAHSLDDKLVNGVTRTSLCELLQWSDLIIFDYLTANLDRVVNNLFNLQWNAKMMEKPAHNLEKDSSGRLVFIDNESGLFHGYRLLDKYAVYHESLLNSLCVFRKQTIDSIKRLVDRDNVNEALHSLFENSEPLYRSLPRIPVKNIKILTSRMQAILKHVQKCESQSV; encoded by the coding sequence ATGAGGCTTAGAACGGGACTGATAATGGCCGGAATTGGATTTACTATTGGAGTCTTGTGCGGACTTTTGGTGCATTTGCCCGCAGAAACCTTGCCAGCTGCAAACTTCGAAAGTCAACATCTAAATCGAGTGCGCCGAACTGCCGGAGTTGAAAACGCCGCAGATTACGGAAATCCGGATAACCTCATTTCGGATAAGCAAGGTACCGTAGGTAAACATAGCGCTCAAGTGGATTTTATGAATAACAATTATGAAACTTTACCAGTGGCAAATCGGGATAAGCATGGATATAAGGTGATTACAAGTGATAAACCTCCGAATGTGAGCGTATTAAGTAAATACCCTCTGTCTAGTGACGAATCAGTGGTTTATTTAAGCCCAGATCAACATAAGCTTGTCCTGGATAATAGTGTCAACAATGTAAGCAATGCTAGTCAGCCTAAAAGAGATACAAATGCAGATACACCTAGCGACAATTCTGTCAATAGTAATCATAATGATGGGAGTCAGTTTCTCAACCGTGAAACACAGCCGCTGACTAGAGGTGAAACCAAGGCCTTAGGTCATGGTAAAAAGACagggaacaaaattgaaattgacaattatcagGAAGAATCACATTCAAGTGGATATGACGTAACAAGTGGCGTGTTTTGGAGTGATACTGTCGAACAATCTTGCCCAAAGGGTTTCAATAATGAAGACACACGGGGTTGGAAAACGAAGGCCGCTAATGAGAAAATTTTGGCAATGAATGACGGCTGTGGTCGAATGCAAAATCGAGTGCTTACATTTGAAAGCATGGACAAAGCCTGCGCGAGATATAGACTGAATGTTGATCAAATGCAGGGAGAGATGTTTTCCTACTACTTAAGCAAAATGTTAGGTATAAACAATGTCCCACCGTCGGTTCTGCATCTTGCCGACGCGAACAGCGACCAATGGAGCACAATCGGGCAAGACATTGCAAACGCAAAATGGTCGGAAGAGAAACCTGTGATTCTTTCCAAGTGGATTGACGATTTGAGTCCCTCTTACATTCCTCAAGAATTCAGAAACCTCTCCTCAGTACTATTCCCCAAAGATCTGAAAGAAAATGCTCACTCATTAGATGATAAATTAGTTAATGGCGTCACCCGTACCTCGTTATGTGAACTACTGCAATGGTCGGATTTAATCATTTTTGATTATCTGACAGCGAATTTGGATAGGGTGGTGAATAACTTGTTTAATTTACAGTGGAATGCTAAAATGATGGAAAAACCCGCTCACAATTTAGAAAAGGACTCTAGCGGTAGGCTGGTATTTATTGACAACGAGTCCGGGTTATTCCACGGTTACCGGCTTTTAGACAAGTACGCAGTCTACCACGAGTCTTTATTAAACTCATTGTGCGTTTTTAGGAAGCAGACTATTGATTCAATAAAGCGTCTTGTTGACAGAGACAATGTAAACGAAGCTTTACATTCGTTGTTTGAAAACAGTGAACCTTTGTATAGATCTTTGCCAAGAATTCCAGTGaagaatatcaaaatattgacatCTAGAATGCAggcaattttaaaacatgttcaaaagtGTGAATCTCAAAGTGTCTAg